The genomic region CTTATCTACCACATTTTCTATCTTGGATTATATTAGGCGGCATGTTAATTAGCTGGTTATCCACCAATGGTTTACTTAATCAAATCTTATCGGTTTTGAATATCAGTTATAAAAGCCCTAACTGGCTTTTAGATCCTGATAAGTACTGGATGATAGCCGTTTTGTCAGACATATGGAAAAGTTCTGGATGGGGAACAATTTTATATTTGGCTTCAATGGCGAGAATAGACCCGACACTATATGAGGCAGCTCGAATTGATGGGGCAACTAAAATCAGGCAAATATGGCACATAACCTTGCCAGGTATCAGTCGAATCATAAGTTTGAATTTTATCTTAACAATTAGTGGACTCTTAGGGTCGAACTTAGACCAAACATTAGTTTTGATAAATTCTCAAAACCGCTCTAAAGCAGAAGTTATAAACTCTTACGTTTATAAGATGGGGGTCGTTCAAGGTGATTTCTCCTATGCTACTGCAGTCGGTTTAGGAACATCAATCGTATCGTTGTTGTTACTTTTTATCGGGAATTATATTACGAAAAGGTTAAATGATAACGAGTCTGTATTATAAGGAGGGTTAGTATGAGAAAAAAAGTAAGGGTTGATGATAATTTCATTTTTTCGGTGGTCAATGTGTCTTTATTAATATTATTTACAATTATTATTGCCATACCAATTTGGAACGTTTTTATATCATCTTTTGCCTCAAGTCAGGCTCTGTCTAAAGGTGATTATATATTTTTCCCGCAGGAACTAACGTTAAATAATTACCGAACGGTTTTTAGGGATGATAGTATTTTACAAGCTTTCTTTATATCGATTTTAAAAACAGTTGTTGGGATATTCGCCCATGTTTTTTTTACCGCTTTTTTCGCATATCCACTTAGTAAAAAATACCTAAAAGGAAGAAAAGTTTATACAGCGATTGGAATTGGAACCATGTTCTTTTCCGGTGGACTTGTTCCAACCTATCTTTTAATTAAGAGTTTAGGCTTGCTCGATTCATTTTGGGTATACATTATCCCTACAATGTTTACCTATTATGCTGCGATTATACTAATGAATTTCTTTAGAGACATACCAGAATCCTTTGAAGAATCAGCTATGTTAGATGGTGCGAGTCATTGGCAAATTTTCACTAAAATCTATATACCGTTGACAAAACCAGCATTAGCTACGATTGCAATGTGGCACGCGGTCTATCAATGGAACGATTTCTTCTCAGCTAAATTATATATTTCTAATAAAGCCTTATATCCTTTGCAGATGAAGCTTTATCAGATTCTTGTCGAATCACAAAATATTAAAGACTATAGCCCTGATGCAGTGATGACGACAACCAAAGGGGTTCAACTGGCAACAATTGTTGTAACAGCCTTACCTATTATTATTATCTATCCTTTATTCCAACGCTACTTTATATCTGGAGCCATGATGGGAGGAGTTAAAGAATAGAAAGGGTTAAATTTATAAAAAAATTGAGGAGGAAATACCATGAATAAAATTAAAAGCTTAGGAATTCTATCTCTATCTGCTCTTCTAATGACAGCTTGTGGCGGATCAAATGATTCACAAGATACAGCGGCATCTGAACTACCAGATTTAGGAGATCGATATGAATTAGATGAAAATACACCAGCTTGGAAATTAGACACGAAGGAAGAAACGACAAAGTTAACCTGGTTTATTGAAAATGATGGCTTTAACGATAATCCGTGGGGAGAAGACATTGTCACTAAAAAAATTGGCGAGGATTTAAATATAGAGATAGAAATCATACCTGGGGACGAGCAAGCATTAAATACCTATGTTGCGAGCGGGCAAATGCCTGACATTGTGTCACTCTACGATGGTGGAAAATCAAATATATCTCAAAAGGCTGCTGAATGGGCCTTACCTTTAAATGTATTAGCGGACAAATATGATCCTTATTTCTATGAAGTCACTTCTGACGACACCTTAAATTGGTATAAACTTGAGGATGGGAATACATATGGGTATGCTAGCTTCTCAAATACCGAAGAAGATTTAAAGAGTGGTGCTATACCGTCTCATAATGCTTTTGTTGTGAGAGATGATGTATTAGCCGCATTACCTAATTTAGATTTTACAACCCCAGAAGGGTTTAAGGATGCTATGGATCAAATTCATGAAAAATTCCCAGAGTTAACGCCGCTTGGTTTCGGTGAAATGAAGGACCATTTAGGAGCTTTAGGTGGTACCTTGCAAGATTTCATTGGTGTGCCATGGGTAGATGAAAATAATGAATACTATGATCGTAATATGGATGAGGAATACCTAACGTGGATCAATGTATTGAGAGAAGTACATAGTAAAGGGTACATTAGTGATGATACTTTTGCAGATGACTATGATACAGTGTTAGATAAGATTAAAAATGGTGAATATGCTGCTATGCTAGTAGCAGGAACCCATGCTTATCAACCTTCCTTCCAAGGTTTGATGGATAGCAAACCGGAAGCAGCCTACTCACCAGTCGATGCGTTTCAAAGTGATAAATATGATGGCCCTGCCATGTCACAAGGTGGATTATCTGGTTACACAACTACTTATATTTCAAAAGATAACACCGATCCAATCAAATCTATTCAATTTTTCACCTATATGATTAGTGAAGATGGACAAATTGCAGTTAATTTTGGAACTGAAGGTGAATCTTACTACGAAGGTGAGGATGGTTATTACCACCTGACAGAAGAATATCAAGATTGGAAAGATAGCGATATAGCTGCATTCAAAGAAGAAACGCGAATCAGTGAAATTCCTTTCTTTGGCCATGATAATGGGAATGCACAAGATTATATAGATCCAGATGATATTGGTTGGGCGCCAGCTGTACTGCGTTTCCAAGAATGGGGTAAAGGGAAGCTTGTTCCTAAGTTTGAAGTAGACGGGATTGACCCCGAATATGGTACCCAAGAAGCGCGAAGTCTGGTTTCGATTAACGATGAATTTACAACTGCCATTATAAGTGGCGTACGTTCAGATAGTGAAGAAGAATTTGATACAATCATTTCTGACTTTAAAACCTTTAGAGAAAATCAAGGCTGGGATAATATTGTTGAGGTTTTCAATGAGAATATTCAAGAAAATATTAATAAATTAAAAGATTAAAATAGTTTAAGTGAGTGCGCACTAAAAAGGAGAAGGCAAAGTTATGAGAGATTTACATAGGTATAGAGGTCCCATTTATAGGAGCTTAATGCTCGTTTACAATATGATGGTTCTTAATTTAATATTTATTGTGTCCTCTATACCTATCATAACTTTGGGAGCTTCTTTGAGTTCTTTATATGCCACTGCGCAAACGTTATCGACAGATGAATTTACAGGAGTCGTTCACGAGTTTATCCGTAACTTTAAAAATACATTTTATAGAGGATCAAGGATTTTTCTCATACTTTCTCTTTCCTTGTTTACTATAGTAGTTTTAACTCATTTTACGATTCTATTCAAAGTAAGGTTTTTAACCTTCTTTATGTCATTTATATTCTCCAATTTCTTACTGATTACATTTGTTATCTTTCCTATCGGTGCCTTATATGATGGCGATTATAAATTAGTGTTAAATAATGCTGCCGTGTTCTTAAAATCAGATCTAATAGTGAGTATGTTTATCTTTTTTATTTCTATCATTTTTTATATTATGATTCCACTATTTTTTCCAAAGTTAATTATCTTTCATTTATTATTAGGGTTTTCAGGTATGGCTTTTTTTCAAATAAAAGTGATCAAGAAGAGATTGGTTTAGGAAGATAGCGGGTATTTAATTTGGAATTAAAAAAGTTTTGTTGAATAAATTTACGAGGAGTGCAATCAAATGGTTGAGGTAAAAGATTTCAAAGCACTGAAAGAAAATAACCGAGATCAAAATGAAATAATCATTTCCGAAAACATTTCTCTGGTAGAGCCTTTGATATTACAGCCGGGTGTGACCTTAAAAGGAAAAAATAGTTCGATTCGAATATCAGGAGAAAATCAATTGATTGGATTAACGAAGAACAATTCAATTGAAGATATAACCTTAACGACCAATAAAGATAAGGATGCGATTTTTTTTAATCCAACTGATATAGAAGGTATATTTACTTTAAAAAATATTATCAGCCATGGAGCTATAACTCTCATTAGCAAAAATGCAAAAAATGATATTGAAGTAAATATTGAAAATATCAATATCGTAGAAGCGGATGTTACTCATAAAAAAGAGGGACCTCAAGGGTATGGCGTAACCGTTATACAAGGGGCACTGACCCTATGGAATCAAACGCCAGGTATTCGATTTGACACAGAAATAAAAGATATTTCAATTGGTCAAGAAGGGAATCCTGTCAATGGTAGTGGTGTTTTCGTATCAGGAACAGAAGATGCCAATATATACTCTCATTTAATAATGACAAATAATATTTATACGAATGGTCTACTAACCGAAGGGACATTTGATCGTATCTCTGGAGGAGTCTTTACCGTAACGAATACTTACGTTGACCGTGTTGAAAACAAAGGAGTCACAAAAACTTACGGATTCAATGATATGGTTTAGATAATTGGGGAAGCGTTAAAGAATGGGTCGTTCGCGGCGAAGTTCTATCTGAAGGGACGAGTGCAATTGGCTTTGTAAACTTTGGAAATATTGAAAAACTGGATATACAAGCTCCAATTAAAACCAAAGGGACAGGTGCCAGAGGTATTAATAATTATGATGGAACGATTGAACAATTAGACATCAACGTTATTGAAACAAAAGGAGACGGCACAATCGGTATTCAAATAAGTCAACCCGTCGGAAATGTTATGGTCCATACAGATATTATAACGTATGGTGGTACTGGAGAATCGCTAGTCAAAGGGGAAATTAAACAACTATCGGCAATAGGTATTAGTATCCTAGATGGTGCAGAAGTAAAAAGTCTAGAAGTTAAAGGAAATGTTTATACTTACGGGAAAGATATTGAACCCATTCAAAACGAAGGGCACGTTCACAATGGTATTAGAGTGCTAGGAGAAGCGTTAAATAAAGCTTAAATTAAAAGCAACCAAAGGTATTTATATCTTTGGTTGCTTTTTGTGTAAGGTTATACTGTGGCTTACTATTTTTCTGTCAGTATGTGTGGCCTTTTAAGAATAATCACTAGCATACTAGGTTCGTGAATATTGAAATCATAGCCACGTTCGTTAATCCAAGAAAGTTACTAGTAAAGCTGACGAGTATAAAAGTGATAAAAAAATAAAAGAAAAATAAGTAAGGAAATAATAGGGGGAATAAAGGCGTGTAGTATTTTATTTAATATGTGATCTTCCTTTAAGGTTAGGCCGAAATTTAACGCTTGGATTTTTATGTCTGAATCTTGTTTAGAAACTAAAAAATTATCTAATAGGAAGATTTATTAGTTTTTTTGAGTAACTAAATTAAAGTAATGCCTATAATTGTAAGGTCAACTTTACAATTTGTTTAGTTTTCTATACAATAATGGTACATGAAGGAGGATGGATGATGGCAATAGAGAATAATATAAAAATGTATCGTGCAAAATATAACTTAACTCAAAGTGAATTAGCCAAAAAAGTACAGGTTACACGTCAGACTATAATATCCTTAGAAAAAGGCAGCTATGTTCCATCTTTAGAATTAGCAATGAATCTATCAGAAACGTTTAACGTTTCTGTAGAAACTATTTTTTATAAACAGGAGGAAAAAGAATGATAAATAATATTCGCGAAACTACTTTTAAGGTAGTCTATATATGGCTAACAACATCAGTTGCTTTATTAGTGAAACATAATTTTCATTTGATTAACTTAAATCAAATGCATAGAAAGGATTTAAACTTATCATTTGGCTATATCATGCTTTTTATAGCGGTATCTTTTATATATTCTTTCCATCTTTATAAAAATACAAATCACAAAAAAAATTTAGTGCTGCATCTTTTGAAAAAGATGAACGAGAAATTCTAGTAGAATATAAATCTAGAAAAACGGCTCATTCTTTTTATGTGAATGTCCTTATTCTTACAATAATATGTTTGGTATTTTGGATGAGACCTGTTATATCGATTAATTATGTTATTTTTTATCTCGCTACTGTAACAACTATTGCAGAAATAATAAAATCAATAGTTTGGATAAATGAATATAAAAATTAGCTGAATTTCAGAAATCTGGATTGTCCAACCAAGTGTAGCCTATCCATATAGTTTTTTATATTTTAAGTATATGTAAAAGAGAATGATAATTTTTTTATTAACAAATATTATAATTTTTAAGTAATTACAATTCATCTATAAAAAAAGAACCCTGCTTATTAGGGTTCAGAATACACGATTCTATCCAATTCCATGTGTTATAATTGGAAGATGGAATTATCACAACAACAATTTTACTGGCGAGTATTAAAAAACGAATATTTTAAATAAAGAGTTCCTTTTTTTTAAGATATCGCTTACACTAGGTTTAAAAATCAGTTGGAAGAGTGAGTATAATGAAAAAGATGGAAGACGTTCAATCCATTATTGAAATCGCAAAACTTTACTATGAAAAGAATATGAGTCAGAAAAAAATTTCTGAAAAATTAAATATATCACGGGCGACTGTTTCACGTAAGCTTGATGAAGCAATTGAAAAAAACATTGTGACAATTACTGTCAATGATCGGTTCAGTGAAACAGTACAACTAGAAGAAAAATTAAAAGAACTATTTGATTTAAACTCTGTAACTGTTATAAATGCTCTAGATCAACAATATAGCTCGATTCTTAGCGGACTCGGTGAAGGAGCAGCTGAGCTTTTGGCTGAGACTGTGAAAGATAACGATATACTTGGTATCAGTTGGGGAACGACGATGTATCACGTGGCGAAGAATTTAAAACGCGATGAGTTTAAGAGTGTTCGTGTCGTGCAGTTAAAGGGTGGGGTGAGTCAATCGCTTCGAAAGACCTATTCATTTGAAACGATGATAGGTTTTTCGAATGCATATCAGACGGAGCCTATTCTATTAAATCTTCCAGTTATTTTTGAAAATGAAATGGTCAAAGATGCGGTTACAAGTGAAAAACATACTAAAGAGGTCATCGAACTAGGTAAGAAAGCGAACATAGCTATTTTTACTGTGGGGACAGTTCGAGATGAAGCTCTCCTTTTTCAACTCAATTACATGACTAATGACGAGATCAATCAATTAAAGAAAACTGCTGTCGGTGATATTTGTTCTCGTTTTTTTGACGAAAATGGAGAAGTGGCTAACGAGAAGTTAAACAATCGAACAATAGGAATACAGCTCAATGAATTATATGATAAAGAACGATCGATTCTTATCGCTGGTGGGGCACACAAGTTAAAAGCAATTGAAACGGCTATTAAAGCAAAGTTTTGCAATGAAATAGTTGTTGATCAGTATACAGCGCAACGTTTGCTCGAATTAAATAAAGAATAAACTTCTAAACTATAAATGTTGAATAGTTAATAATATCTATAAAATACTTCTCAGTCTTAAATAAAGGTCTGAGGAGTATTTTATTTTTCTGAATAACTATAGTTAATCATTGTTTAAGACAAATGCTATCTATAATTTGATTGAGAAAGCTAGTCCTAAAGTAAATTCAAATTTCAATGAAAATTAAAGAATAAATCTTTGTAATTAATTACAAAAAAAAAGAAATTAATTACAAAAGCGTTTACAAAATAATCTTGATATGGTAAATTAACAACAGAAATAGATGAGGAGAGATAACATGGATAAATTAAATCGCTATATTGACCACACATTACTTAAGGCAGGCTCTACTGAATGGGATATCAATGCATTGATTGATGAGGCAATAGAAAACCAATTCTATTCAGTTTGTATCAACCCCGAATGGGTAAAACATGCGCGGGAGAAAATTGGTTCTCAAGATGTTAAGGTTTGTACAGTCATTGGTTTCCCTCTCGGTGCAACAACTTCTCAAGTAAAAGCTTTTGAAACAAAAAATGCTGTCGAAAACGGGGCAGATGAAGTTGATATGGTCATCAACATTGATCAACTAAAAACAGGCAACACTGATGTTGTTTTTGAAGATATCAAAGCTGTTGTTGAAGCTTCAGGAGACGCACTTGTTAAAGTTATCATTGAAACGTGTTTACTTACAGATGATGAGAAAAAAATGGCTTGTCAATTATCAAAAAAAGCTGGAGCAGATTACGTTAAGACATCAACGGGTTTCTCTACAGATGGAGCAACACCAGAAGATGTAAAACTAATGCGCGAAGCAGTCGGAAAGGAAATGGGCGTAAAAGCTTCAGGAGGTATCCACGACGCTGAAGAAGCTCGAGAAATGATTAAAAATGGAGCAACCCGTCTCGGTACAAGCCGCAGTGTTGAAATATGTTCAAACTAACTAATTACTATTAGAAAGAAGGATCTAAATGGACAGAATCATTCCACTAGTAGGTATCGTCTTTTTCCTACTCGTTGCATTCCTAGTTAGCAAAGATCGCAATAAAATCCGTCTGCGACCAATAGTTGTGATGCTAGCAATTCAAATTACTCTTGGATTTATCTTATTAAGATCAAATATTGGCCTCTCGTTATTGAGTGGTCTGGCTTCAATCTTTGAAATTCTTTTAAGCTATGCTCATGAAGGAACTCGATTTGTATTTGGAGATTTAGTCGACAACAATAGCATTTTCTTCGTGACTTCATTGATGCCAATTGTTTTTATATCAGCACTACTTGGTATTTTAAATTATTTAAAGATCTTACCATTCATTATTAAATGGGTAGGTCTTGGTTTGAGTAAGATATCAGGGCTTGGTAAGTTAGAATCTTATGTTGGAGTAGCAGCTATGGTACTTGGTCAAACTGAAATATTTCTATCAATTAAAGATTTTATGGATGATCTCCCGCCGAATCGCTTGTATGCAATGTGTGCTCCGGCCATGTCGAGTGTATCGATGGGGATTGTCGGAGCATACATGCTCTACTTGGATCCAAAATATGTTCTCGCTGCAATCCCTCTAAATTTATTCGGGGTATTTGTTATAGAGTCAATTATCTATCCATATGAATTAAAGGAAGAGGATGATCAGCTAATTGTCAAAGATTTAAGTCAAAAATCATTTTTTGGTGTAGTTGCTGAGTACATCAAAGATGGGTTTGACACTGCAGTCGGAGTTGCAGCTCAATTAATTGGATTTACAGCGCTCATCTTCTTAATTAATGGTATTTTCAATGGATTGATCGGTATCTCCTTCCAAGAAATCGCAGGATATATCTTCTCGCCAATTGCCTTTTTAATGGGCGTTCCTTGGGCAGAGGCTGTTCAAGGAGGTTCAGTAATCGCTACAAAAATAGTAACTAATGAATTCGTAGCCATGCTTGAGCTTAATAATTTGGATTTTTCTAATGAACGCACGCTAGCAATTATGTCAACTTTCTTAATCTCTTTTGCGAATTTTTCTTCAATTGGAATTATCACAGGAGCAGTCTCAACGATTAACAAAAAGCAAGGTGATGTTGTAGCTTCTTTTGGATTAAAATTACTTCTAGGGTCAACACTTGTCAGCTGTCTCACAGCTTCAACAATTGCTCTTGTATTCTAGAGATTAAGAAATAAATAGCGGTTAAATTTACCAGTTAAATGAAATTAAAACATGGTTTTACAAAAACCAAAAAGTGGATAAGGATGGTGTGACCTATGAGAATGGTCGATTTAATAGAAAAAAAACGTAATGGTAAAACATTAACAGAACAAGAGATTCGTTGGATAATAAAAGGTTATACAGAAAATACTATAGAAGATTACCAAATGTCGGCGCTTCTTATGGCAATCTACTTCCAAGGTATGAATCAAGTGGAAGCTTCGACACTAACAACGGCGATGGTTGAGTCGGGAGACCAGGTAGATTTAAGTGAAATCAACGGTGTAAAAGTAGATAAGCACTCAACTGGAGGTGTTGGAGACACTACTACCATTATCCTTGCACCACTAGTAGCATCAGTTGGTGTACCAGTCGCAAAAATGTCAGGACGAGGACTTGGACATACCGGTGGAACGCTAGATAAACTTGAAGCGATTCCCGGATTCCATATTGAATTTACTAATGAGGAGTTTATCAATAATGTAAACGAACATAAAATTGCGGTTATTGGACAGTCAGGTAACTTGACACCAGCGGATAAGAAAATCTATGCGCTTCGTGATGTTACAGCAACGGTTAACTCAATTCCGTTGATTGCAAGCTCAATTATGTCGAAAAAAATTGCTGCTGGTAGTGACGCAATTGTTCTCGATGTTAAAGTCGGATCAGGTGCTTTTATGAAAGATAACGAACAGGCAACTGAACTCGCTAAAACAATGGTGGATATTGGTTCACAAGTGAATCGTCAAACCATGGCAGTTGTTTCAGACATGTCTCAACCTCTCGGACGAGCAATTGGTAATGCTTTAGAAATCAAAGAAGCAATTAATGTTCTCCGTGGTGAAGGTCCAGAAGATTTAACGGAACTTGTTTTAACTTTAGGCTCACAGATGGTGGTTCTTGGTCAACAAGCAAATGATTTAGATGAAGCACGACAAATGCTTGAACAAGCTATTCAGTCTGGCAAAGCACTTGATAAACTCAAAGAGTTTATTGTAATCCAAGGTGGGGATGAGAGTATTGTGGACAATCCTGATAAATTACCACAAGCAAAATTTGAAATCCAACTTCCTGCTAAAGAGTCAGGTTTCGTTTCAGAAATGACGGCTGATCAAATCGGAGTTGCTTCTATGAAACTGGGTGCTGGTCGCGAAACGAAAGACCAAGAGATTAATATGGCTGTTGGTATCATTCTTAACAAGAAAATCGGTGATGCTGTCAAAGAGGGTGAAAGCTTACTGACGATTTATTCAGATACAAAAGATATTGAAGAAACCAAAGAAATCCTATATAACTCAATTATAATCAGTGACAAATCCACAAAACCAACATTAATTCATTCAATCATCACAGGGTGAGAGGGATGCGAGCTAATCAACATTGGTGATTTAAAATAATCAATGTGTAAAAATAGAGACCAACTCGTATTTGATATATTCCCCTAAAGTAGACTCCGTAAAAGCTAAAACTACTTTAGAGGGATTTTTTATACGCTCAAAAAGCAGACAATCCACAGTTTGAGAAATATTCATTTGAAACTTTAATTTTGATAGATATTGAATCTACAAATTAATATAGTAGACGTTCTTTTTAGACCGAAACTTTATTTAGGTCTTTTTATGTTCATAACTCAAGAGTATTGATTATGATTTATCTCCCAGGGTAATTGATGGTCGTAACTTATCATCAAAAGTGTTAAAAATGTAAGATATAAATCTATACGAGAGTCTATTATTACGTGCATATTAAATTATTCCCAATATAAAAAATACAACCTTAACAATAAAGAAAAATAATTTACTACACACAAAAACCCAAGCAAAAAAGTTCAAAGAACTCTTTTGCTTGGGTTTATTTTAAATATACCTCATTATTTTGCTCTCAATAATCTCAGTCCATTAAGGATAACGACCAATGTACTACCTTCATGGATAATGACGCTGATTGCCATATTGGTTAAGCCTAAAAAGCTAACAACTACTAAGAAAGCGACAACAGCCATTGAAAAAATGATATTTTCCCAAATAACCCGATTCATTTTTAAAGCAATGGTATGGGCTTTTACTAATTTGGATAAATCATTTTTCATTAAAACAAGATCGGATACATCTACTGCTACGTCTGTACCGTCTCCCATCGCAATACCAATATCAGCATTTACTAGGGCGGGTGCGTCATTGACGCCATCTCCAACCATTGCGGTTGGCCCGTATGCTGTCTTTTGTTGGGCGATAAGTTCTGACTTATCTTCGGGCATCACGTTGGCAATAACTTGGTCGATTCCCAATTGTTTTCCTACCGCATGGCCGGTCATTTCAGAATCGCCTGTAATAAGCGTTGTATGGATGCCTGACTGTTTAAAGTAATTGATCGTTTCTTTGGCATGCTCACTAGGAACGTCCATTAAAGCAATGATTCCAATGACGTGATCATCTTCAGACAGGTAAACAACTGTTTTACCTTCTTCAGCCCATTCCTTTTCTAGTTGCTTGTAGTGATTCGAAATATGTTCGAAAGAATCAGGTTTTCCAATCCGGTATTCTTTACTTTGATAGCTACCCAGTAACCCCACACCAATTTGGTTTTCAACAGCGATTGTTAGTGCAGTAGTAGGCTCAAACTTATTCAAGATCGCATTAGCTAAAGGATGATTTGATTCCTTCTCAAGTGCAACAATGATATCAATCAAATTATTTTGGTCGCGTGTCTCGTCCAAATAATAGTTAGTGACTTCAGGTTTTCCTTTTGTCAGTGTCCCTGTTTTATCAAAAGCGATTGCTTTTATATTGGCTAATTGTGATAAATAGGCGCTACCTTTGGAGAGAACGCCACGTTTAGCAAGATTTGATGTTGTAGATAGCGTAACTGACACAGTCGCTGCGGCTAGAGCGCATGGCGAAGCGGCAACGAGGATAACGAGGCCTCTATAAAAACTTTGCGACCAGGTCCAATTGAATAGGGAAGGTGCAAGTAATATCAATAAAACAATTGCGATTAAGACAAAAGTAACATATTTGGGTTCGAATTTTTGGATGATGCTAGAAGCTTTCGTTTGGTTTTCTTGGTTTTGGCCAACTAACTCCAATATTTTCGAAAAAACTGTATCATTTTTTTCTTTGGTAACTTGCATGGTAAAACTTCCAGTCCCGTTGATAGTACTTCCAAATACACTGTCGCCAGCTTTCTTTTCTTTTGGAATACTTTCGCCATTGATTGAAGATTCGTCAATGGAGGTAGAGCCAGTTAAAATAACCCCATCAGTTGGGACTTGATCCCCGTTTAGTACTTGTAGCTGGTCACCGATGTTTAAAGAGCTAACATCCACAATTTGAGTGTTACCGTCTGGCATGATTAGTCGAGCCGTAGTAGGATTTAATTCAAGTAACTTTGTAATCTCTCTTTGACTTCTGCCTTCAGCGTATTCCTCAAGGAAGTGAGCACCAGAAAAAATAAGAATAAGTAAGGTTCCTTCCCAGAAGTTTCCAATGATGGAAGCTCCGAGCGCGGCTAGTCCCATTAGGATGTGGGAGTTAGGTGTGAAGGCATGATTTGTTTTAGAATTTTCAATGGTTTCACCAATACCTTCAAGGATAATCACATGGTAGCCAGCACTTATGGATGCGATAGCAAACAAACTATTTGCTAAAAAACGATTTTCTCCACTGATTACTAACGCAACCATGGCTAAACCTAAGCCGACAAAATATAAAATAATCGGTCTTTTTCCATGGTCGTGCTCATGATGATGAGCATGATGTTCATCTTTTACTTGACTCATAGTAGTCACCTTTTCTCTAGAATATTTATCATATACACTTGAATAGGTGTTCATATGTATACATCTATTCTACTCCTTTTCTTTTATTTGTCAAAAAAAACAAGTACTTTTCTAAGGAAATATACATAAAATCACAGCAACTAAAGTATAAGCAAAAAGTATGTTAGAATAGGATTATAAATAAATTTAAATGATTTAA from Jeotgalibaca dankookensis harbors:
- a CDS encoding pyrimidine-nucleoside phosphorylase, translating into MRMVDLIEKKRNGKTLTEQEIRWIIKGYTENTIEDYQMSALLMAIYFQGMNQVEASTLTTAMVESGDQVDLSEINGVKVDKHSTGGVGDTTTIILAPLVASVGVPVAKMSGRGLGHTGGTLDKLEAIPGFHIEFTNEEFINNVNEHKIAVIGQSGNLTPADKKIYALRDVTATVNSIPLIASSIMSKKIAAGSDAIVLDVKVGSGAFMKDNEQATELAKTMVDIGSQVNRQTMAVVSDMSQPLGRAIGNALEIKEAINVLRGEGPEDLTELVLTLGSQMVVLGQQANDLDEARQMLEQAIQSGKALDKLKEFIVIQGGDESIVDNPDKLPQAKFEIQLPAKESGFVSEMTADQIGVASMKLGAGRETKDQEINMAVGIILNKKIGDAVKEGESLLTIYSDTKDIEETKEILYNSIIISDKSTKPTLIHSIITG
- a CDS encoding heavy metal translocating P-type ATPase, translated to MSQVKDEHHAHHHEHDHGKRPIILYFVGLGLAMVALVISGENRFLANSLFAIASISAGYHVIILEGIGETIENSKTNHAFTPNSHILMGLAALGASIIGNFWEGTLLILIFSGAHFLEEYAEGRSQREITKLLELNPTTARLIMPDGNTQIVDVSSLNIGDQLQVLNGDQVPTDGVILTGSTSIDESSINGESIPKEKKAGDSVFGSTINGTGSFTMQVTKEKNDTVFSKILELVGQNQENQTKASSIIQKFEPKYVTFVLIAIVLLILLAPSLFNWTWSQSFYRGLVILVAASPCALAAATVSVTLSTTSNLAKRGVLSKGSAYLSQLANIKAIAFDKTGTLTKGKPEVTNYYLDETRDQNNLIDIIVALEKESNHPLANAILNKFEPTTALTIAVENQIGVGLLGSYQSKEYRIGKPDSFEHISNHYKQLEKEWAEEGKTVVYLSEDDHVIGIIALMDVPSEHAKETINYFKQSGIHTTLITGDSEMTGHAVGKQLGIDQVIANVMPEDKSELIAQQKTAYGPTAMVGDGVNDAPALVNADIGIAMGDGTDVAVDVSDLVLMKNDLSKLVKAHTIALKMNRVIWENIIFSMAVVAFLVVVSFLGLTNMAISVIIHEGSTLVVILNGLRLLRAK